The Spirulina subsalsa PCC 9445 region GAATCCATCCCCTCCAAAACAAGAAGAATCAGGATTAACAACAGTTTCCTCTCCATGGGAGACAGAAACAGAAGTCACCCGACAGGTCAAACAACGGCTCAGACAAAACCTATTTCGAGAGATGGTTTTAAGCGCCTATAATTACCAATGTTGTTTGACGGGAAACCCTATTCCTGAGTTGTTAATTGCCAGTCATATTTTACCTTGGAGTGAATTTCCAGAGGAGCGGTTAAATCCCCATAATGGTTTATGTTTAGCCAGAACTCAGGATGCCGCTTTCGACCGAGGACTGATTAGTTTTGATCAGAACTATAGTCTGTTAATTAGTTCTCGCTTGAGGCAATTTCTGCCCCATAAAACCTTGCAGGATAATTTTTTAGATTATCAGGATCAGCCTCTACAATCGCCTCACAAATTTTTACCCAATTCTGAGTTTTTACAGTACCATCGCACTCATATTTATCAACAGTGACATACTGCCGATGCTGATCTTTTCCTTTCATTAGTTAACCAAAGTTGGGGTTAGGGAATCGGGAAAATCCCAAAAGGATCAATTCCCCTACCTCCTGTTAAGCTAAAGAAGCGGCCGTCAAACAGTCCTCGTTTAACTCAAAATTCGCGGTCACATTCTGCACATCATCCAAAGATTCTAAAGCGTCCATTAATTTAAGCAGCGATCGCATTTGTTCAGGATCCGTCACCTCTACCGTGGTATTGGTAATCCAGCGTAACTCAACCTCCTTCACCGGAAAATCCTGCTCTTGTAAGGTTTTTTGCAGAGATTCCAAATCACTCACCGGACTATAAACCTCCGCCCCCGGATTCTGGGGATCATCACTTAACTCGTAACTATCCGCCCCCCCTCCAGAGCAATCTCCAATAGCTGATCCTCGTTAATTTCCCACTCTGACGCAAAGACACAATCACAGCCTAATTTTTCAAAAGCTAAACGAAATCCTCCAATACCTGCAAATAAGTCAATAAATTTTAGGGAATTTGTTATGGTCATTAGACTAAAAATACAACAGGTGGGAGTCTATTATATAGTAATCCCCATCTGGGAAAAGAGCATCTCAAAAAGTGGACTATAACAAAGGTCAAGAAGGGACAAAAGCTAAATCCTTGATACAGTTTAAGGTCTAGCTCGCTTCGCCCCTTCAACCTTTACTCTTGATAGGCTTCCATGCCCACACAGGAACAAACTAAATTGCGATCGCCAAAAGCATTATCAATCCGTCCGACAGGGGGCCAATACTTAAAGGACTTTAACCAAGGGGCAGGATAGGCCGCCGCTTCCTGGGTGTAGGGGTGATTCCACTCCCCACAGATTAGGGATTCTGCGGTGTGGGGGGCATTCTTCAAGACATTATCCCCCGCGTCTACCTTGCCCTCTTCAATGGCGATCGCCTCCTCATAAATCGCTAACATGGCATCACAGAACCGATCCAACTCCGCCAAAGACTCACTTTCCGTCGGTTCCACCATCATAGTTCCAATCACCGGCCAGGACATGGTGGGGGCATGGAATCCGTAGTCCATCAAGCGTTTAGCCACATCATCCACTTCCACCCCCGCCCGTTTTTTCAACGGCCGCAGGTCGATAATACATTCATGCGCCACTAGCCCCGACTGCCCTTTATAGAGAATAGGATAAGCCCCCTCTAAACGCTTGGCCATATAGTTGGCGCTCAGAATCGCCGCTTTTGTCGCCTCTGTTAAGCCTTGAGCGCCCATCATGGCAATATACATCCAAGAAATGACCAAAATGCTGGCACTCCCCCAAGGGGCCGCAGAAATGGCTCCAATCCCTTGGGCATGGCCTAAGTTCACGACGCAATGATTGGGCAAGAAAGGCACTAAATGTTCAGCCACTCCAATGGGACCCATCCCCGGCCCACCCCCTCCGTGGGGAATGCAGAACGTCTTATGGAGATTCAGGTGACACACATCCGCCCCCATATCCCCCGGACGACATAGCCCTACTTGGGCGTTCATATTCGCCCCATCCATATACACCTGCCCCCCGTAGTGGTGAATGATCTCACAGACTTCTTGAATCGTCTCCTCAAAGACCCCATGAGTGGAGGGATAAGTCACCATTAAGGCCGCTAAAGCATCTTGATGTTTTTCGGCCTTTTGTTTTAAGTCAGCTACGTCAATATTGCCATTGTCATCACATTTCACGGCCACTACCTTCATCCCACACATCACCGCACTGGCGGGGTTTGTACCGTGGGCGGATTCGGGGATTAAGCAGATATTCCGTTCCCCTTCCCCCCGATGGTGATGATAGGCCCGAATGACCTGTAAGCCCGCATATTCCCCTTGAGATCCCGCATTGGGTTGTAAGGAGATGCCCGCAAAGCCCGTAATTTCGCCCAGCCACGCCTCTAACTGCTGAAATAGGGTTTGATACCCTTGGGTCTGTTCTGGGGGCGCGAAGGGGTGAATTTTGCCAAATTCGGGCCAGGTTACGGGGAACATCTCGGCGGTGGCGTTGAGTTTCATCGTACAAGACCCCAAGGGAATCATGGATGTGGTGAGGGAGAGGTCTTTACTTTCGAGTTGGTGGAGGTAGCGCAACAGTTCCGTTTCTGAGTGGTGGGTGTTGAATACGGCATCGGTCAGATAGGGACTGGTGCGGGTGAGACGGGGGGGGAGGGTGAAGGGTTTGGGTTGTTCGGCTTTTAATTCTTCGACGGTAAAGGGTAGGGTTTCCCGGTGGCCGAAGAGGTGCCAGAGATCGAGAATGTCTTGTAGGGTGTGGGTTTCATCAAAGGCAATGCACACATAACCTGGTTCTAGGAGACGGAGATTAATTCCTTGGTGGGCGGCTTCTTTGACTAAGGCCTGGGCCCCTTGAGCGCCTACCCCGACGCAGACTGTAT contains the following coding sequences:
- a CDS encoding HNH endonuclease, whose protein sequence is MSTGRRWTRDEQLVVLNLYCKLPFGQLHQRNPRIVEVAEKLARTPGSIAMKLVNFASLDPKLQARDIQGLKNVSRADQALWHELETNWDEVLLESETKINALLNPSPPKQEESGLTTVSSPWETETEVTRQVKQRLRQNLFREMVLSAYNYQCCLTGNPIPELLIASHILPWSEFPEERLNPHNGLCLARTQDAAFDRGLISFDQNYSLLISSRLRQFLPHKTLQDNFLDYQDQPLQSPHKFLPNSEFLQYHRTHIYQQ
- the gcvP gene encoding aminomethyl-transferring glycine dehydrogenase, yielding MLNLDRTLPNAQSTALLLAETTPSTAETAHQGDRFVNRHIGIGGAEVETMLEVLGYTSLDQLIDDAVPRGIRFKSRLNLPAAQTEYEALQSLKAIATQNKIARSFLGMGYSDCITPPVIQRNILENPGWYTAYTPYQAEIAQGRLEALLNYQTMIIELTGLEIANASLLDEGTAAAEAMTMSYGLCKNKSQTFFVSNACHPQTIDVVVTRAEPLGLEIVVGDHHTFDFSETPVFGVLLQYPATDGAIYDYRAFIENAHAIGALVTMAADPLSLTLLTPPGELGADIAVGSTQRFGVPLGFGGPHAAYFATKEAYKRQMPGRIVGVSKDAQGKPALRLALQTREQHIRRDKATSNICTAQVLLAVIASMYGVYHGANGLKAIAQNIHDLAVLFAQGLKRLNYTVENLPIFDTVCVGVGAQGAQALVKEAAHQGINLRLLEPGYVCIAFDETHTLQDILDLWHLFGHRETLPFTVEELKAEQPKPFTLPPRLTRTSPYLTDAVFNTHHSETELLRYLHQLESKDLSLTTSMIPLGSCTMKLNATAEMFPVTWPEFGKIHPFAPPEQTQGYQTLFQQLEAWLGEITGFAGISLQPNAGSQGEYAGLQVIRAYHHHRGEGERNICLIPESAHGTNPASAVMCGMKVVAVKCDDNGNIDVADLKQKAEKHQDALAALMVTYPSTHGVFEETIQEVCEIIHHYGGQVYMDGANMNAQVGLCRPGDMGADVCHLNLHKTFCIPHGGGGPGMGPIGVAEHLVPFLPNHCVVNLGHAQGIGAISAAPWGSASILVISWMYIAMMGAQGLTEATKAAILSANYMAKRLEGAYPILYKGQSGLVAHECIIDLRPLKKRAGVEVDDVAKRLMDYGFHAPTMSWPVIGTMMVEPTESESLAELDRFCDAMLAIYEEAIAIEEGKVDAGDNVLKNAPHTAESLICGEWNHPYTQEAAAYPAPWLKSFKYWPPVGRIDNAFGDRNLVCSCVGMEAYQE
- a CDS encoding YebC/PmpR family DNA-binding transcriptional regulator: MSDLESLQKTLQEQDFPVKEVELRWITNTTVEVTDPEQMRSLLKLMDALESLDDVQNVTANFELNEDCLTAASLA
- a CDS encoding DNA cytosine methyltransferase; the encoded protein is MTITNSLKFIDLFAGIGGFRLAFEKLGCDCVFASEWEINEDQLLEIALEGGRIVTS